The Desulfitobacterium chlororespirans DSM 11544 genome window below encodes:
- a CDS encoding ArsB/NhaD family transporter — MVEIVGNVESKQVIIAIVIFLTSYAVIVSEKINRSIIALCGALLMVIFGIVDLHDAYTEHIHWATIFLLLGMMILVGITNKSGIFQYIAVKTAQSANGDPVKILVRLALLTAVGSAFIDNVTTVLLITPITIAIARILHISSFPFLITEILVCNIGGAATLVGDPPNIMIGVAADISFNDFLLHITPIIVIIMLITVAYLKYFFGKQLHVQEQYVRQLMDIDAREYIRDTTLAKKSLFVFALTLLGFVLHQFLHLEPAVVALSGATLLMLIGVKDSELEEVFHSVEWVTIFFFAGLFVLVGGLVEVGVISRAAAWMIEVTGGDMVFTSLVLLWGAGFASAFVDNIPLVATMIPMIQDMSIQLALPQVETATLWWSLALGACLGGNGTLIASSANLVVASIAVREGEPISFTDFLKVSIPVTLISLALASVYVYVVFVKLGFA; from the coding sequence GTGGTGGAAATAGTAGGGAACGTTGAAAGTAAACAAGTTATTATAGCTATAGTGATTTTTCTCACGAGTTATGCCGTTATCGTATCGGAAAAAATCAATCGCTCCATTATTGCTCTGTGTGGGGCGCTTCTCATGGTGATATTCGGTATCGTGGACTTGCATGATGCCTATACTGAGCATATTCATTGGGCTACGATCTTCCTGCTTCTCGGCATGATGATCTTGGTTGGTATTACTAACAAAAGCGGAATATTTCAATATATTGCCGTAAAAACAGCGCAAAGTGCCAATGGGGATCCGGTGAAAATATTAGTAAGGCTTGCCTTGCTGACTGCCGTCGGCTCAGCTTTTATTGATAATGTAACCACGGTTCTTTTAATAACTCCAATTACCATTGCCATTGCCCGTATTCTTCATATTAGCTCCTTCCCTTTTCTCATAACGGAAATATTGGTATGCAATATTGGCGGAGCAGCCACTTTGGTGGGAGACCCACCCAATATCATGATTGGTGTGGCAGCCGATATTTCCTTTAATGATTTTCTCCTTCATATTACGCCAATAATTGTTATCATCATGCTTATAACAGTTGCTTATTTAAAGTACTTTTTTGGCAAACAGCTTCATGTTCAGGAGCAATATGTTCGGCAGTTGATGGACATTGATGCCCGGGAATATATTCGGGACACGACCTTGGCTAAGAAATCCCTTTTTGTTTTTGCGCTTACTTTGCTGGGCTTTGTATTGCACCAGTTTCTGCATTTGGAACCCGCTGTGGTTGCTCTATCCGGCGCCACTCTTTTAATGCTGATCGGTGTCAAGGACAGCGAGCTGGAAGAAGTCTTTCATTCGGTGGAATGGGTGACGATCTTTTTCTTTGCCGGTTTGTTTGTACTGGTAGGCGGTTTAGTTGAGGTAGGGGTTATCAGCAGGGCCGCGGCCTGGATGATAGAGGTTACCGGAGGCGATATGGTCTTTACTTCCCTGGTCCTCCTATGGGGAGCCGGTTTTGCCTCTGCCTTTGTTGATAATATCCCTTTGGTAGCCACCATGATTCCCATGATTCAGGATATGAGCATTCAGTTGGCGTTACCACAGGTGGAAACGGCTACCCTTTGGTGGTCACTCGCCCTGGGTGCCTGCTTAGGCGGCAACGGAACCTTGATTGCCTCTTCTGCCAATTTGGTTGTAGCATCAATCGCAGTTCGGGAAGGGGAACCTATCTCATTTACGGACTTTCTTAAGGTCAGTATTCCGGTGACTCTGATCTCGCTGGCGCTGGCGTCTGTGTATGTGTACGTGGTGTTTGTTAAGCTGGGCTTTGCCTAA
- a CDS encoding ketopantoate reductase family protein, whose amino-acid sequence MKVAVIGAGAMGSLFGGSLASVVDEVCLYSTNTAYVEAVNKNGLIMTQGDLKNVVKARATNNPKEIGEADVAIIYVKYSGTRKAIQDAMVSCIGKKTLVVTLQNGIGNVDIIKEYVPEGQIVYGFSTFTSDVKGPGHIEMTTSGKVETCMWPLDGVVSPKLARLENLMNQVNLMAKIAPDVEERIWRKLLVNACENTLCAILKVNVTDLMINTPESFEIAKQVIFEVSDVARAKGLNISRDAALRHVMNVTCAVPGHVPSMVFDVLKKKKTEIGSINEAIVKEGKRLGVPTPMVETIALLIRAIEANYERTVNH is encoded by the coding sequence TTGAAAGTAGCAGTTATTGGTGCGGGAGCTATGGGTAGTTTATTTGGCGGGTCCTTGGCTAGTGTTGTGGATGAAGTATGCCTTTATAGTACAAATACTGCTTATGTAGAAGCTGTAAATAAGAATGGCCTTATTATGACTCAGGGTGATTTGAAAAATGTGGTAAAGGCCAGAGCTACCAACAATCCAAAGGAAATCGGGGAAGCTGATGTTGCCATAATCTACGTCAAATACTCAGGAACCCGCAAAGCCATTCAAGATGCAATGGTCAGTTGTATTGGCAAAAAAACCTTGGTGGTCACCCTGCAAAATGGGATCGGCAATGTAGACATCATTAAAGAATATGTTCCCGAAGGACAAATTGTTTATGGATTCAGTACCTTTACAAGTGATGTTAAAGGCCCCGGGCACATTGAAATGACCACATCAGGTAAAGTGGAAACTTGTATGTGGCCATTAGATGGTGTGGTTTCACCAAAATTGGCAAGACTAGAAAACCTGATGAATCAGGTGAACCTCATGGCCAAAATTGCACCCGATGTGGAAGAACGCATCTGGCGTAAGCTATTGGTTAATGCCTGTGAGAACACACTTTGCGCGATATTAAAAGTCAATGTTACAGACTTAATGATCAATACACCGGAATCCTTTGAAATTGCCAAACAGGTTATCTTTGAGGTCTCGGATGTAGCGCGGGCTAAAGGACTAAACATCAGCAGAGATGCAGCGCTTAGGCATGTGATGAATGTAACTTGTGCTGTTCCGGGACATGTGCCGTCGATGGTCTTTGATGTCTTGAAAAAGAAAAAAACCGAGATAGGCAGCATCAACGAGGCAATTGTTAAAGAAGGAAAACGCCTTGGAGTTCCAACGCCAATGGTAGAAACCATCGCACTCTTAATACGGGCCATCGAAGCAAATTACGAGCGAACCGTTAATCATTAA
- a CDS encoding MFS transporter yields MSDTTVSKTLENGAARRVNVNKVIDEGKFNKFFFGVFILLLLALIFDGYDMGVYGVTLTSIMADMGISPTQTGLLASAGMYGMMFGALFFGMLSDVIGRKKVIIIGIFIYSIFNALVALISSYHLFVVVRFIAGMGMGAITPVVISLLSEYTPRANRTLLLTMVMIGIPLGQLFSSLAGVAFLEPLGWKALYLFTLVALVVVAFVVSHVPDSMKFYVPRGESKTIKKVLGKANPDFKQVENDIYEISQTNTQKVSITNLFKDGYAGNTIFIWITFFCNLYLFFGVSTWLPKLMTMLGYPLKSSVVFLAVFLLGGVLTTPIVGRLGDKYGYRKVMPPLYLLCAITISLLSFQLPMIVFYIVLFLAGCGVTLIQSITLATVPDFYPLAIRGTAMGWGSAVSRLGSAVAPTVVGVQLSANVPVNVVFLTFIIPAVVGCIAILMTKPNAEMIKSNPSIISKA; encoded by the coding sequence GTGAGCGATACAACTGTTAGTAAAACCCTTGAGAATGGTGCTGCACGTCGGGTTAATGTTAATAAGGTCATCGACGAGGGCAAATTTAATAAGTTTTTCTTTGGGGTATTTATCCTCTTGTTATTAGCCCTTATATTTGATGGCTATGACATGGGTGTTTATGGAGTTACATTAACAAGCATCATGGCAGATATGGGGATTAGCCCTACTCAAACCGGCCTCTTAGCCAGTGCCGGGATGTATGGCATGATGTTTGGTGCGCTTTTCTTTGGTATGCTCTCCGATGTTATCGGTCGGAAGAAAGTTATCATTATCGGGATCTTCATCTACTCCATTTTTAACGCCCTTGTTGCTTTAATCAGCAGCTATCATCTTTTTGTCGTTGTTCGTTTTATTGCCGGTATGGGCATGGGCGCTATTACACCGGTGGTTATTAGCCTTTTGTCTGAGTATACTCCAAGAGCTAACCGCACCTTACTCCTCACTATGGTTATGATTGGCATTCCTCTTGGTCAGTTGTTTTCTTCCTTAGCAGGGGTTGCTTTTCTTGAACCCCTCGGCTGGAAGGCGCTTTATCTTTTCACTCTTGTTGCTTTAGTGGTAGTTGCTTTCGTTGTCAGCCATGTCCCTGACTCAATGAAATTCTATGTTCCCAGAGGGGAGTCCAAGACAATCAAAAAAGTACTGGGCAAAGCCAATCCGGACTTCAAACAAGTTGAAAACGATATTTATGAAATCAGTCAAACCAATACCCAAAAGGTTTCGATCACAAATTTATTTAAAGATGGTTATGCTGGAAATACGATCTTCATATGGATTACTTTCTTTTGCAACCTTTACCTCTTCTTTGGTGTATCCACGTGGCTGCCTAAATTAATGACTATGCTGGGTTATCCTCTAAAGTCCAGTGTTGTTTTCTTAGCTGTATTCCTTCTGGGTGGAGTATTGACAACTCCTATCGTTGGACGACTTGGCGATAAATATGGCTACAGAAAAGTAATGCCGCCTCTTTACCTCCTATGCGCGATTACGATCAGCCTTCTCAGTTTTCAGTTGCCTATGATTGTGTTTTATATTGTGCTTTTTTTAGCCGGCTGTGGAGTTACTCTTATTCAGAGCATTACCTTAGCAACTGTTCCAGATTTCTATCCTCTCGCTATCCGTGGTACAGCAATGGGCTGGGGGTCTGCAGTATCCCGTTTAGGAAGTGCCGTAGCACCTACAGTTGTGGGAGTGCAGCTCAGTGCCAATGTCCCTGTGAATGTCGTATTCTTGACTTTCATCATCCCTGCAGTGGTTGGTTGTATTGCCATCCTGATGACCAAGCCAAATGCTGAGATGATCAAGTCGAATCCCAGTATTATATCTAAGGCCTAA
- a CDS encoding M24 family metallopeptidase: MTEVFHERLKAPIPTKELERRSRELRLAMKRKQIDVIVAQNITQYVGGTNRWLTDTTAENQYPQSSFIPLEGEIGYIACSGPPLDLYPPSHLLRIGKPWDSNPYFSVFNYTWDWEGKMFVNWCQENKAKKIGIAGMEIMMWNYYDYVKKNLPGVEIVDASSIIDEIRSLKSEDEIVAIERSAAIQDKVMGYIPAVAQPGVREYEVRNKIMQLITDHGGEEMVVMIGSAPRGEKFNLYPSFFQNRTLQQGDELYVRLECSGPGGMFTTVGRMFSIGCEPSDSLRKSWEEAIAAQEKLAGLLQVGTDPQVIFAQYNEYLASKGYAQEEGIFAYGQGYDWIERPSIQPGETLKLAKDMCLAVNTNLVSTERTVYAADSYLLKPNGLQKLHKTPLTVFRT; this comes from the coding sequence ATGACAGAGGTATTTCATGAAAGACTGAAAGCCCCAATTCCCACCAAAGAATTGGAAAGACGTTCACGTGAATTGAGATTAGCCATGAAGCGGAAACAAATTGATGTGATTGTGGCCCAAAATATCACTCAATATGTGGGGGGAACTAACCGTTGGCTGACGGATACTACTGCTGAAAACCAATATCCCCAATCATCCTTCATCCCCCTCGAAGGTGAAATTGGCTATATTGCCTGCAGTGGGCCGCCCCTTGATCTTTATCCCCCCTCACACCTGTTGAGAATCGGTAAACCATGGGATAGCAATCCCTACTTTTCCGTCTTTAACTACACCTGGGATTGGGAAGGCAAGATGTTCGTCAACTGGTGCCAAGAAAACAAGGCCAAGAAAATCGGCATTGCCGGTATGGAAATCATGATGTGGAACTACTACGATTACGTAAAAAAGAATCTTCCTGGTGTTGAAATTGTCGACGCTTCCTCAATCATTGACGAAATCCGCTCCCTAAAAAGTGAAGATGAAATTGTAGCTATTGAAAGATCCGCCGCAATCCAAGATAAAGTTATGGGATATATTCCGGCTGTTGCCCAACCAGGTGTTCGTGAGTATGAAGTTCGTAACAAAATAATGCAATTGATCACTGATCATGGTGGCGAAGAAATGGTTGTCATGATCGGAAGCGCACCTCGTGGTGAAAAGTTCAACTTGTATCCAAGTTTCTTCCAAAACAGAACTCTCCAACAAGGGGATGAACTCTATGTTCGTTTAGAATGCAGCGGACCTGGAGGAATGTTTACCACAGTCGGCAGAATGTTCTCCATCGGCTGTGAGCCCTCTGATTCCTTGAGGAAGAGCTGGGAAGAAGCGATTGCTGCCCAGGAAAAATTAGCTGGGCTGCTTCAAGTGGGAACGGATCCTCAAGTTATCTTTGCTCAATACAATGAATACTTGGCAAGTAAAGGCTATGCTCAAGAAGAAGGAATCTTTGCTTATGGACAAGGTTATGACTGGATTGAAAGGCCCAGCATTCAGCCGGGTGAAACCCTGAAGCTGGCTAAAGACATGTGTCTGGCAGTGAATACCAACCTTGTTTCCACGGAAAGAACGGTCTATGCTGCTGACAGCTATTTGCTCAAACCCAATGGCCTTCAAAAATTGCACAAAACACCGTTAACCGTATTCCGCACTTAA
- a CDS encoding M24 family metallopeptidase, whose product MSVAERIRRPISDRELNRRWAANRDLMKEQNIELVLTQGNNMHLGGYVRWFTDIPAEYNLHMTVLFPIDEPMTLVRSSASRIPQWALRGVKEVLYAPFAPTLNYTADSEAGLVIDYIRKRNPKRIGWIGKASITAGLMEKVVTAFPNVEFVDITNDFDMIKALKSDEEMEYVRETARIHDLLWAALPAIVKPNMKEYQIRAEVAQLAADLGSEEHLLFIGTAAPGKPCGMSTFQYANRTVKEGDYGILLIEVNGPGGYYCESARNFCFGEPFKELQAAWDVAAEAQQLTADLLTPGRNANEVVAKYNAFVSERGYCQEGRLYGHSQGYDLIERPAFMIDHKYGKEDMEIRPGMNISLHPYFIDDVRAVYINDNYYVTETGAKKIHKTAPKIIVL is encoded by the coding sequence ATGAGTGTAGCTGAAAGAATCAGAAGACCTATCTCTGATCGAGAATTAAACAGAAGATGGGCTGCTAATAGAGATTTAATGAAAGAGCAAAACATTGAGCTCGTTTTGACGCAAGGCAATAACATGCACTTAGGAGGATATGTTCGCTGGTTTACGGATATCCCTGCCGAATATAACCTGCATATGACGGTTCTGTTCCCCATAGACGAACCCATGACCTTGGTTAGAAGCTCCGCATCAAGAATTCCTCAATGGGCTTTAAGAGGTGTAAAAGAGGTACTTTATGCCCCCTTTGCCCCAACCCTTAACTATACTGCAGATTCCGAAGCCGGTTTAGTCATTGACTATATTCGTAAAAGAAATCCAAAGAGAATTGGCTGGATTGGCAAAGCCTCCATAACTGCTGGTTTAATGGAAAAAGTCGTCACTGCTTTCCCGAATGTTGAGTTTGTAGATATTACTAACGATTTCGACATGATTAAAGCTTTGAAAAGCGATGAAGAAATGGAATACGTCCGTGAAACAGCTCGTATTCATGATCTGCTCTGGGCAGCTCTTCCGGCCATTGTTAAACCGAATATGAAAGAATACCAAATCCGCGCTGAAGTTGCGCAACTTGCGGCTGATTTAGGCAGTGAGGAACACTTGCTCTTTATAGGAACTGCAGCACCAGGTAAACCTTGCGGAATGTCCACCTTCCAATATGCAAACCGTACCGTTAAAGAAGGGGACTATGGTATACTTTTAATCGAAGTAAACGGTCCAGGCGGATACTATTGTGAATCAGCTAGAAACTTCTGCTTCGGTGAACCATTCAAAGAACTTCAAGCTGCTTGGGATGTTGCTGCGGAAGCTCAACAATTGACTGCTGACCTGTTAACACCGGGCAGAAATGCCAACGAAGTCGTTGCGAAATACAATGCATTTGTATCTGAAAGAGGCTATTGCCAAGAAGGACGTCTCTATGGACACTCCCAAGGTTATGATCTTATCGAACGTCCTGCGTTTATGATTGATCATAAATACGGGAAAGAAGATATGGAGATCAGACCAGGAATGAACATTTCTTTGCATCCCTACTTCATCGATGATGTTCGGGCAGTTTACATCAACGATAACTACTATGTTACTGAAACGGGTGCGAAAAAGATTCACAAAACGGCACCCAAGATTATCGTCCTCTAA
- a CDS encoding Crp/Fnr family transcriptional regulator, producing MSRYQLDEGTWEMLFSLGTLQNFKAGEIIYYQDELNTGLICLKKGQIKNCLFMLDGTEKQLNILSAPSITAETSVVDDGRSICSAVAITDVTLSIITQDKARKILFQNPQLMDLTLHIMAKKMRTILMQLEGVVTTIPQRLARMLLAIEEYGIYTHEEHSDRLIITHDTMARFLGTTRPKITEFLSEFTNAGIIERGRGYIKIVNREKLEKIREQGMRSH from the coding sequence ATGTCAAGATATCAATTGGATGAAGGAACATGGGAAATGTTATTTTCCCTTGGAACGCTTCAGAATTTCAAAGCAGGTGAAATTATATATTATCAAGACGAACTCAATACAGGCTTAATTTGTTTAAAAAAAGGTCAAATAAAAAACTGCCTCTTTATGCTTGATGGAACAGAGAAGCAGCTAAACATTCTCAGTGCCCCGAGTATCACTGCCGAGACATCTGTCGTCGACGACGGGAGGAGTATCTGCAGTGCGGTGGCTATTACTGATGTAACCCTTTCGATTATCACTCAGGATAAAGCACGTAAGATTCTCTTTCAGAATCCTCAATTGATGGATCTTACCCTTCATATCATGGCCAAGAAAATGAGAACAATTTTGATGCAATTAGAGGGTGTCGTAACAACGATCCCTCAGCGTTTGGCCCGCATGCTTTTAGCCATCGAAGAGTACGGTATTTATACCCATGAAGAACACAGTGATCGGCTGATTATTACTCACGACACTATGGCTCGATTCCTCGGAACCACCCGACCGAAAATCACAGAATTCTTAAGTGAATTTACCAATGCCGGCATCATCGAAAGAGGGCGTGGCTACATTAAAATTGTCAATCGAGAAAAGCTTGAAAAAATCCGGGAGCAAGGTATGCGGAGCCATTGA
- a CDS encoding lysine exporter LysO family protein — MWVLFVCLIAGAFVGWFRLLPKAVLNQAGQGMMIGVLILLLTMGLRIGVDQDTLSQLGNFGLQAFLFAVAAIIGSVGAVLLLERAFIGKAGMVPQQDKLEVDSTETAHPYRMTFTIIGAFIAGVFGGMIFFPQVWTVYLPTITTLALDFTLVMVGIDLGLNRDIWRHMLKVGWQVFLAPAGVVLGSIGAAMLVGLCFGWNLREGGAVGAGFGWYSLSGVLISDLHSVSLGTIAFLSNIFREVLAIIFAPFLARRVGPLALVAPSGATAMDSTLPLLVAVGPKGVSIVAIISGLSLSLLVPVLVPLVLG; from the coding sequence ATGTGGGTTTTATTTGTCTGCCTCATAGCAGGAGCTTTTGTAGGATGGTTTCGTTTATTGCCTAAGGCTGTCTTGAATCAAGCGGGTCAGGGGATGATGATCGGGGTATTGATTCTCTTGTTGACCATGGGTTTACGTATTGGGGTTGATCAGGACACTCTTTCCCAGCTGGGGAACTTTGGGTTGCAGGCTTTTCTATTTGCCGTTGCGGCAATTATAGGCAGTGTAGGGGCTGTTCTGCTTTTAGAAAGAGCTTTTATCGGGAAAGCGGGCATGGTTCCACAGCAGGATAAGCTGGAAGTCGATAGTACCGAGACGGCTCATCCCTATCGTATGACGTTTACAATTATTGGGGCGTTTATCGCAGGAGTTTTCGGCGGGATGATTTTTTTCCCTCAGGTATGGACGGTATATTTACCGACCATTACGACGTTAGCCCTTGATTTTACTTTGGTTATGGTAGGCATTGATTTAGGCTTGAATCGCGATATCTGGAGGCATATGCTCAAAGTCGGTTGGCAGGTGTTTTTAGCACCTGCGGGTGTGGTGCTCGGCAGTATTGGAGCGGCTATGCTGGTGGGTTTGTGCTTTGGGTGGAATCTTCGCGAAGGGGGAGCAGTTGGTGCCGGGTTTGGGTGGTACAGCTTATCTGGGGTTTTGATCTCTGACCTTCATTCGGTCTCCTTGGGTACTATCGCTTTTTTGAGCAATATATTCAGAGAGGTTTTAGCCATAATATTTGCCCCTTTTTTAGCCAGGAGAGTGGGACCGTTGGCTCTTGTTGCTCCCAGTGGGGCAACAGCTATGGACTCCACTCTTCCTCTCTTGGTGGCGGTGGGACCGAAAGGTGTCAGTATAGTGGCTATAATAAGCGGTCTTTCTTTATCACTTTTAGTTCCTGTTTTGGTGCCTTTGGTTTTGGGCTAA
- a CDS encoding 5-formyltetrahydrofolate cyclo-ligase — MKEDGKVSEEKRLLREHVLSLRSALTPEERAAKSQRIRAIVTQTREFQEAGTIMLFMNFRDEVETTELAQKVLDLGKRLVLPRCAPKGVLIPALIGDLEKDIESGMWGIREPKKQELTEVDPLEIDGIFVPGAAFDGQGNRLGYGGGYYDRFFERVREGTPKIALAFHCQIVDRIPVEVYDKKVDMLITEQGAMRFQETL, encoded by the coding sequence ATGAAGGAGGATGGAAAGGTGTCTGAGGAGAAGCGGTTATTGCGGGAACATGTACTGTCCCTGCGATCAGCGTTGACACCGGAAGAACGGGCTGCTAAAAGCCAAAGGATTCGGGCTATCGTGACTCAGACCCGTGAGTTTCAAGAAGCAGGTACGATCATGCTGTTTATGAATTTCCGTGATGAGGTAGAGACGACTGAGCTGGCCCAGAAGGTCCTGGACTTGGGGAAGCGGTTGGTATTGCCGCGATGTGCCCCTAAAGGGGTGCTTATACCGGCACTTATCGGAGATTTGGAAAAAGATATTGAGTCGGGAATGTGGGGGATCCGTGAGCCCAAAAAGCAGGAGCTCACTGAGGTTGATCCTTTGGAGATCGACGGTATCTTTGTTCCTGGGGCCGCCTTTGATGGGCAGGGAAATCGCCTTGGCTATGGCGGCGGATATTATGATCGATTTTTCGAAAGGGTGAGAGAAGGAACGCCTAAGATTGCTCTCGCTTTTCACTGCCAAATTGTAGACAGAATCCCCGTTGAAGTTTACGATAAGAAGGTAGATATGTTGATCACTGAACAGGGTGCCATGCGTTTCCAAGAAACGCTTTGA
- the nuoE gene encoding NADH-quinone oxidoreductase subunit NuoE: MCEECKELVDPKEEQLDQILAHYKREKGALIPVLQEAQGLYGYLPEHVIKHISRGLGIPSAKVYGVVTFYAQFRLTPMGRNVISVCLGTACHVRGGAKVLEAIEKDTKIKDGQTTEDGRFTLEIVNCIGACGLAPVMSINGNVHGRLNADQIPGILAEYK, translated from the coding sequence TTGTGTGAGGAGTGTAAGGAGTTAGTTGATCCTAAAGAGGAGCAATTGGATCAGATATTAGCTCATTATAAGCGGGAGAAAGGGGCGCTTATTCCTGTTTTGCAGGAGGCGCAAGGACTTTATGGGTATTTGCCTGAACATGTGATAAAGCACATCAGCAGGGGACTGGGCATACCTTCGGCTAAGGTTTATGGAGTCGTTACATTTTATGCTCAATTCCGCCTTACCCCTATGGGGCGCAATGTGATTAGTGTCTGCTTAGGTACTGCCTGCCATGTTCGAGGAGGCGCTAAAGTTCTGGAAGCTATAGAGAAGGATACAAAGATTAAAGATGGGCAGACCACGGAAGACGGGCGCTTTACTTTAGAGATTGTCAACTGTATTGGGGCCTGTGGATTAGCTCCCGTTATGTCCATTAATGGGAATGTCCACGGAAGATTGAATGCAGATCAAATCCCAGGAATCCTGGCAGAGTATAAGTAG
- the nuoF gene encoding NADH-quinone oxidoreductase subunit NuoF → MNTEAKKQVFICAGTGCISSGANTIIDLMNVEIERRGLAKDVELIATGCRGFCEQGPTLVIEPAQRFYRRIQPEDIPELVEKELAQGEKVERLFYVDPQSGEPALSYEDISFFAKQTRIALKNCGFIDPTKIDDYLAHKGYEGLKKALTMDPEAIVEEVKESGLRGRGGAGFSTGLKWSLCRATPSDKKYVICNADEGDPGAFMDRGLLEGDPHAIIEGMLIGAYAIGADEGYVYCRAEYPLAIKNLQIAIKQAEEAGFLGKDILGSGFNFHLKINAGAGAFVCGEETALMASIEGKRGMPRVRPPFPAQSGLWGKPTNINNVETWSNIPHILRNGAQWYAQYGTEKSKGTKIFALTGKVNNTGLVEVPMGMPLRDIIFDIGGGIKDGGKFKAVQIGGPSGGCLPEDMLDLPVDYDTLTKAGAMVGSGGLVIMDETTCMVDIARFFLNFSQSESCGKCTPCREGNKRMWEILDRITRGEGREDDIEKLETLAYTVKETSLCGLGQNAPNPILATLKYFREEFEEHIHAKKCRAGVCSELLTYSIDAEKCKKCGLCARNCPANCISGNKNTPYVIDGERCIRCGSCMDSCKFGAVIRA, encoded by the coding sequence ATGAACACAGAAGCTAAAAAACAGGTTTTTATCTGTGCAGGTACAGGCTGTATCTCTTCAGGAGCTAATACAATTATAGACTTAATGAACGTGGAGATAGAACGTCGAGGGTTAGCAAAAGATGTGGAGCTCATTGCCACGGGTTGCCGTGGTTTTTGTGAGCAAGGGCCGACTTTAGTTATTGAACCTGCGCAAAGATTCTACCGGAGAATTCAGCCGGAAGATATTCCGGAACTGGTAGAGAAGGAATTAGCTCAAGGGGAAAAAGTGGAGCGCCTGTTCTATGTGGATCCTCAGTCGGGGGAACCTGCTTTAAGTTATGAGGACATCAGCTTTTTTGCTAAGCAAACTCGTATTGCTCTTAAAAATTGTGGATTTATCGATCCCACCAAAATTGATGACTATCTGGCTCACAAAGGTTATGAAGGCTTAAAAAAAGCCCTTACTATGGACCCGGAGGCCATTGTCGAAGAGGTCAAGGAATCCGGCTTGCGTGGCCGGGGAGGGGCCGGTTTCTCAACTGGTCTGAAATGGAGCTTATGCAGGGCTACTCCATCGGACAAAAAATATGTGATTTGTAACGCTGACGAAGGGGATCCAGGTGCGTTTATGGATCGCGGCCTTCTTGAGGGAGATCCTCACGCGATCATTGAAGGTATGCTGATCGGTGCTTACGCCATTGGTGCTGACGAGGGCTATGTTTACTGCCGTGCAGAGTACCCTCTGGCGATCAAGAACCTGCAAATTGCCATCAAACAGGCTGAAGAAGCTGGATTCTTAGGAAAAGACATCTTGGGCTCCGGGTTTAACTTTCATTTGAAAATCAACGCCGGAGCCGGAGCCTTTGTCTGCGGTGAGGAAACCGCTTTGATGGCATCTATTGAGGGCAAACGCGGTATGCCTCGTGTGCGGCCTCCTTTCCCGGCCCAAAGCGGATTATGGGGTAAGCCCACCAACATCAATAATGTTGAGACTTGGTCCAATATTCCTCATATCTTGAGAAATGGAGCCCAATGGTATGCCCAGTACGGAACGGAAAAGAGCAAGGGTACCAAAATTTTTGCGCTAACAGGTAAGGTTAATAACACAGGATTGGTTGAAGTCCCCATGGGAATGCCCTTAAGGGATATTATCTTCGATATCGGCGGCGGCATTAAAGATGGTGGAAAGTTCAAGGCAGTCCAGATCGGCGGTCCCTCAGGGGGATGCCTGCCGGAAGATATGCTGGATCTCCCAGTGGATTATGACACCCTAACTAAAGCCGGTGCTATGGTTGGTTCCGGTGGTCTGGTTATTATGGACGAAACCACTTGTATGGTGGATATTGCCCGCTTTTTCCTGAACTTTTCCCAGAGTGAGTCCTGCGGAAAATGTACCCCCTGCCGTGAAGGGAATAAACGGATGTGGGAGATTCTCGATCGCATCACCCGTGGTGAAGGCCGGGAGGATGATATTGAAAAACTGGAAACATTGGCCTACACAGTTAAAGAAACGTCACTGTGCGGCTTAGGTCAGAATGCGCCCAACCCTATCCTGGCTACTTTAAAGTATTTCCGGGAAGAATTTGAAGAGCATATCCACGCCAAAAAATGCCGGGCCGGAGTCTGCAGCGAGCTTCTGACCTACTCGATCGATGCAGAAAAATGTAAAAAATGCGGACTATGTGCCAGAAATTGCCCGGCTAACTGTATCAGCGGCAATAAGAATACCCCCTATGTTATCGATGGGGAAAGATGTATCCGCTGCGGAAGTTGTATGGATTCCTGCAAGTTTGGCGCGGTTATCCGGGCCTAG